The Primulina tabacum isolate GXHZ01 chromosome 7, ASM2559414v2, whole genome shotgun sequence genome includes a window with the following:
- the LOC142550545 gene encoding uncharacterized protein LOC142550545, whose product MEHGSKLVILLLVYHMLCRSFVMLCLLIREHTRMVSITRRLRRRQAASYSMIERVHAQLTNLHRIIEVGDIQCLTNLRMNRSAFARLCYLLTNVGGLSDSRYVRVEEKVAMFLSILAHHKKNRVAGHDYIRSGQTVSAHFHDVLKALLKLHPLLLVKPSPVDDDCRNETWRYFKGFLGALDGTHVSVHVPCREKARYRNRKGTIAVNVLGVCDRNMNFIYALTGWEGSAADARVLRDALSRDDSLRVPRGCYYLCDNGYANVEGFLTPYRRVRYHRDAWGNRACGPQDYKELFNWRHSQARNVIERTFGLLKKRWAIIRSPSFYPLKVQNHIILACILLHNFIRAQMDEDPLENVEEYVGSQLMTHKMLTLTVWSLQLGGMLGETSLQCRCET is encoded by the exons ATGGAGCACGGTAGTAAACTTGTAATCCTTCTGCTGGTCTACCATATGTTGTGTCGATCTTTTGTGATGTTATGTCTCCTAATACGAGAGCATACACGAATGGTCTCAATTACCCGTCGTCTCCGTCGAAGACAAGCTGCTTCGTACAGCATGATCGAAAGGGTCCATGCTCAATTGACCAATTTGCATAGAATTATTGAAGTCGGAGATATCCAATGTCTGACTAACTTAAGGATGAATCGTAGCGCGTTTGCACGACTATGTTATTTGTTAACAAACGTAGGCGGGTTATCTGACTCAAGATACGTACGAGTCGAGGAGAAAGTGGCCATGTTCTTGTCTATATTGGCACATCATAAAAAGAATCGTGTAGCTGGGCATGATTACATACGTAGTGGACAAACAGTTAGTGCTCATTTTCATGATGTTCTTAAAGCGTTGTTAAAGTTACATCCACTACTCCTTGTGAAGCCGTCTCCTGTCGATGATGATTGTAGAAATGAAACATGGAGGTATTTTAAG GGTTTCCTCGGCGCATTGGATGGAACCCATGTAAGTGTACATGTACCTTGCCGAGAAAAAGCAAGATACAGAAATCGAAAAGGTACTATTGCAGTGAATGTATTGGGTGTATGTGACCGCAATATGAATTTCATCTACGCTCTGACGGGCTGGGAGGGATCCGCGGCAGATGCTCGAGTTTTAAGGGATGCGCTAAGTAGGGATGATTCATTGAGAGTTCCACGAG GTTGTTATTATCTATGTGATAATGGATATGCAAATGTTGAGGGTTTCTTGACTCCGTATCGCCGTGTTAGGTATCATCGTGATGCTTGGGGAAATCGTGCTTGCGGGCCACAAGATTACAAGGAGTTGTTCAATTGGAGACACTCTCAAGCTCGGAACGTAATTGAAAGAACATTTGGTTTGTTGAAAAAAAGATGGGCCATCATTCGAAGTCCTTCTTTTTACCCACTAAAAGTTCAGAACCATATAATTTTGGCTTGCATTCTATTACACAATTTCATACGAGCTCAAATGGATGAAGATCCATTGGAAAATGTAGAAGAGTATGTTGGGAGCCAGTTAATGACACACAAAATGCTTACATTAACAGTTTGGAGTCTTCAATTGGGTGGGATGCTTGGAGAGACGAGTTTGCAATGTCGATGTGAAACATGA
- the LOC142550546 gene encoding uncharacterized protein LOC142550546 — protein sequence MDSGASSASVVGRSNKQDKTRRSWNAREEVLIQALKDVITKGWKSENGFKAGYLNLLENAMQEAIPGSSLRGNPHINLKIHVWKKTYSALVTLLSKSGVGWNDSNNTVDVTDETWEALVKTDPTIRSMRHKQWTHYHDWCEIFGNDRAIGERATNFENALHEVLNIDNELPTAAWLADTPAFNTVDDAEDSKSDTNTPSSKPKECVTSKTKKRKKTTDDEHTIVEAIKNLADITRNTMTDLIKKLDSEDKLSDAQDEVLSALDGMTHL from the exons ATGGATAGTGGAGCATCATCTGCGAGCGTGGTCGGTAGAAGCAACAAACAAGACAAGACACGACGTAGTTGGAATGCTCGAGAAGAAGTTCTAATCCAAGCACTAAAAGATGTCATAACGAAGGGATGGAAAAGTGAGAATGGATTTAAGGCTGGGTATTTAAATCTGTTGGAGAATGCAATGCAGGAAGCTATCCCCGGGAGTAGCTTACGTGGAAATCCACATATCAATTTGAAGATCCACGtgtggaagaaaacatataGTGCTTTAGTTACCTTACTAAGCAAAAGTGGTGTGGGTTGGAATGATTCTAATAACACAGTCGATGTGACAGACGAAACATGGGAGGCACTCGTGAAG ACCGACCCAACAATACGTTCAATGAGACATAAGCAGTGGACACATTACCATGACTGGTGTGAGATATTTGGAAATGATCGTGCTATTGGTGAGCGCGCAACCAATTTCGAGAATGCACTTCATGAGGTCCTCAACATAGATAATGAACTACCTACTGCTGCGTGGCTTGCCGACACACCTGCATTTAACACAGTAGACGATGCTGAAGACTCTAAATCTGATACGAATACGCCATCATCAAAACCTAAGGAATGTGTAACTTCGAAGACTAAGAAAAGGAAGAAGACTACTGACGACGAACATACCATAGTTGAAGCCATCAAAAACCTTGCCGACATAACGAGAAACACAATGACAGATTTGATCAAGAAGCTTGATTCAGAGGACAAGCTTTCAGATGCACAAGATGAGGTGTTGAGTGCGTTGGACGGGATGACTCATCTTTGA
- the LOC142551118 gene encoding multiple organellar RNA editing factor 3, mitochondrial-like: MAARLFATRRAFASFLSRSRGRTLPLVPYHWTYLPDPIAVPIRLRTSGSGYSPLNDPSPNWSNRPPKETILLDGCDYEHWLIVMEFTSDPKPTEDEMIDSYVKTLASVVGSEDEAKKKIYSVCTTTYTGFGALISEELSYKVKGLPGVLWVLPDSYLDVPNKDYGGDLFVDGKVIHRPQYRFTERQNSRTRPRPRYDRRRETMQVQRGEAFASITKRNKN, from the exons ATGGCGGCAAGACTTTTTGCCACGCGGCGTGCATTTGCCTCCTTTCTCTCACGCTCCCGTGGACGCACCTTGCCTCTGGTCCCATACCATTGGACCTATCTACCTGACCCAATTGCTGTACCTATCCGATTGAGGACGTCAGGATCTGGTTATTCTCCTCTGAATGACCCTTCCCCAAACTGGAGCAACCGGCCTCCGAAGGAGACAATACTCCTGGATGGATGTGATTACGAGCACTGGCTTATAGTTATGGAGTTCACTTCCGACCCTAAGCCCACCGAAGATGAGATGATTGATTCTTATGTTAAAACCCTGGCCTCTGTTGTTGGGAG TGAAGATGAAGCAAAGAAAAAGATATATTCAGTTTGTACTACGACTTACACTGGGTTTGGCGCGTTGATCTCGGAAGAGCTCTCCTACAAGGTCAAAG GACTTCCCGGTGTTTTATGGGTATTGCCCGATTCATATCTCGATGTCCCCAACAAGGACTATGGAG GAGATCTCTTTGTTGATGGAAAGGTCATTCATAGGCCACAATATAGGTTCACTGAAAGGCAGAATTCAAGGACTAGGCCTCGCCCACGCTACGATAGACGTCGGGAGACTATGCAAGTTCAAAGGGGAGAGGCCTTTGCCTCGATTACGAAGCGCAACAAGAATTGA